The following proteins are co-located in the Papaver somniferum cultivar HN1 unplaced genomic scaffold, ASM357369v1 unplaced-scaffold_128, whole genome shotgun sequence genome:
- the LOC113332132 gene encoding lanC-like protein GCL1, translated as MSSSIIELGSTITQGGSSSRDEHGDHDDQRLESVQMEDLTVYRNLSLPSETFLKSAISLKDQVVEATWKEANGRKKGCVDPTVYTGLLGTVLTCLRSYEATGNQNDLLLCTEIVDFCAAFIASTSKRHLTFLCGSGGVYALGVVIANYRKDLQRRSLFLDLFLQVAQERALPAGPEEGGFGMSYELLYGRAGFLWSALFINKHLGENTIPKDLLIPIVEAVLAGGRAGALNHTGCPLMYRWHGTRYWGAAHGLAGILQVLLHFPLSADDAEDVKGTIRYMMRNRFQQSGNYPVSEGNPRDKLVQWSHGATGVAITLCKAAQVFSGDREFRDGAIEAGEVVWKNGLVRKVGLADGVSGNAYAFLSLYRLTGESIYIERAMAFTSFLYQNAPKLVGVNQERESEHAYSLFQGLAGTACLWFDVVSPESSRFPCFEL; from the exons ATGTCATCTTCAATTATTGAATTAGGATCAACAATAACACAAGGCGGTAGCAGCAGTAGAGATGAACATGGTGACCATGATGATCAGAGGCTTGAATCAGTCCAAATGGAAGACTTAACTGTATATAGAAATTTGTCACTTCCTAGTGAAACTTTTCTCAAATCAGCCATTTCTCTTAAAGACCAG GTAGTGGAAGCTACTTGGAAAGAAGCAAATGGTAGAAAGAAGGGTTGTGTTGATCCAACGGTGTATACAGGTTTACTTGGTACGGTTTTAACTTGTTTAAGGTCATATGAAGCTACCGGAAACCAGAATGACTTGCTATTGTGCACTGAGATTGTTGATTTTTGTGCTGCGTTTATTGCAAGCACTTCTAAAAG GCATTTGACGTTTTTGTGTGGAAGTGGAGGAGTATATGCGCTTGGAGTTGTGATTGCTAATTACAGAAAGGACCTTCAAAGGCGGAGCCTGTTCTTGGACCTTTTCCTTCAG GTTGCACAAGAGAGAGCACTTCCTGCTGGGCCCGAGGAAGGAGGTTTTGGAATGTCATATGAGCTTCTTTATGGCCGAGCTGGATTTCTTTGGTCTGCATTGTTCATTAACAAGCATCTCGGAGAAAACACTATCCCCAAGGACCTTCTCATACCAATCGTGGAAGCCGTGCTGGCTGGGGGTCGAGCAGGGGCATTAAATCACACTGGATGCCCGTTGATGTATAGATGGCATGGGACTAGGTATTGGGGTGCAGCTCACGGTCTTGCTGGAATCCTTCAGGTTTTACTACACTTTCCGCTGTCAGCTGATGATGCTGAAGATGTTAAGGGGACCATAAGGTACATGATGAGAAACAGGTTCCAACAGAGCGGCAATTATCCTGTAAGTGAAGGAAACCCCAGGGATAAGTTGGTGCAGTGGTCACATGGTGCCACGGGTGTGGCCATTACTCTATGCAAGGCTGCACAG GTATTTTCAGGGGACAGGGAGTTCCGAGACGGGGCTATAGAAGCAGGAGAAGTTGTTTGGAAGAATGGGTTAGTAAGAAAAGTAGGACTGGCAGATGGTGTAAGCGGAAATGCATATGCATTCCTATCGCTATATCGTCTAACAGGAGAAAGTATATATATTGAAAGAGCAATGGCTTTCACAAGTTTTCTATATCAAAATGCACCAAAGCTCGTGGGAGTCAATCAGGAACGAGAATCCGAACATGCGTACTCTCTTTTCCAAGGACTTGCTGGGACAGCTTGTCTATGGTTTGACGTAGTCTCACCAGAGAGCTCAAGATTCCCTTGTTTTGAACTTTAA